A part of Gramella sp. MAR_2010_147 genomic DNA contains:
- a CDS encoding DUF983 domain-containing protein, whose product MSLLKGTKIYSIFTGTCPVCQEESMYEEKNPYKLHRVFKMHERCSNCETKYKIEPSFFYGAMYVSYAVGIAFSVAAFIISYIFLNASLLTSFFAIVGTLIIFMPVIMRLSRNIWINLFFSYKKNTGQV is encoded by the coding sequence ATGAGTCTTCTTAAAGGAACTAAAATTTACAGCATTTTTACAGGTACATGTCCTGTATGTCAGGAAGAAAGCATGTACGAAGAAAAGAACCCTTACAAGCTGCACAGGGTTTTTAAAATGCATGAACGTTGCAGTAATTGTGAAACAAAATATAAGATAGAGCCGTCTTTTTTTTATGGAGCTATGTATGTTAGCTATGCGGTAGGCATTGCCTTTTCTGTAGCTGCATTTATTATTTCATATATATTTCTAAATGCATCATTACTAACTTCATTTTTCGCAATTGTTGGGACATTAATAATTTTTATGCCAGTGATCATGAGGCTTTCCAGGAATATATGGATCAATCTATTTTTTAGTTATAAGAAAAATACCGGGCAGGTCTAA
- a CDS encoding efflux RND transporter periplasmic adaptor subunit, whose translation MSPNTVMNKREIILSVLGVLLIVFAVFAAKAIIDSKEEPKPNLKKTVKTVFVDTIQNSTISINIPANGNLVAKRRVELYAEVQGVFRYSAKSFKPGQAYKRGQTLLKIDASEYEASVQSAKSDLYNQITAIMPDLRMDYPEIFPKWQEYLNSFDVNSTVPPLPEPSNDKERYFINGRGINTAYFNIKNLEQRLVKYRISAPFDGVLTEALVTEGTLIRNGQKLGEFIDPDIYELQVSIAKEYADLLRVDEKVSLTNNNGTKTYTGTVSRINAKIDQATQTVNVFIEVKDSTLKEGMYLQASLDAKEEQNAIEIDRSLVNDRNEIFAVNDSILKSIEVNPVYFSDKKAVIKGVPDGEVILTRQVSGAYNGMRVRIAEETSNDNPDNNLENISQ comes from the coding sequence ATGAGTCCTAATACTGTTATGAATAAAAGAGAAATAATTCTATCTGTTTTAGGTGTACTGCTTATCGTCTTCGCAGTTTTTGCAGCTAAGGCCATTATTGATAGTAAGGAGGAACCAAAGCCGAATCTTAAGAAGACCGTAAAAACGGTTTTTGTAGATACTATTCAAAATTCAACGATCTCTATCAACATTCCCGCAAATGGGAACCTGGTGGCTAAACGGCGGGTAGAACTTTATGCTGAAGTGCAGGGAGTATTCAGGTATAGCGCAAAATCTTTCAAACCCGGCCAGGCGTATAAACGTGGGCAAACCCTTTTAAAGATCGATGCATCTGAATATGAGGCAAGTGTTCAATCGGCAAAAAGCGACCTTTACAACCAAATTACCGCCATCATGCCCGATCTACGTATGGATTATCCGGAAATTTTTCCGAAGTGGCAGGAGTATTTGAATAGTTTTGATGTGAACAGTACTGTACCTCCTTTACCTGAACCCTCTAACGATAAGGAGCGCTATTTTATCAATGGCAGAGGGATTAATACGGCGTATTTTAATATTAAGAACTTAGAGCAACGTCTTGTTAAATATCGTATTTCAGCCCCTTTTGATGGAGTATTAACAGAAGCCCTTGTTACTGAAGGAACACTTATTAGAAACGGTCAGAAATTGGGAGAATTTATAGATCCTGATATTTATGAGCTTCAGGTCTCTATTGCTAAGGAATATGCCGATCTTTTAAGAGTTGACGAAAAGGTAAGTCTCACTAATAACAATGGAACTAAAACCTATACCGGAACGGTAAGTCGCATCAATGCTAAAATTGATCAGGCTACGCAAACGGTAAATGTTTTTATCGAAGTGAAAGATAGTACACTAAAGGAAGGCATGTATCTGCAAGCTAGCCTGGATGCAAAAGAGGAACAAAATGCCATTGAAATAGATCGAAGCCTTGTAAACGATAGAAACGAGATCTTTGCGGTAAACGATTCAATATTAAAGAGTATAGAGGTAAATCCCGTTTATTTTTCTGATAAAAAGGCAGTAATTAAAGGAGTTCCAGACGGTGAGGTGATCTTAACCAGGCAGGTTTCCGGAGCTTATAATGGAATGAGAGTAAGGATTGCTGAAGAAACCAGTAACGATAATCCAGATAACAATTTGGAAAACATCAGTCAATGA
- a CDS encoding ABC-F family ATP-binding cassette domain-containing protein: protein MLNIHNLSISFQGEYLFKEISFRLGAGDRVGLIGKNGAGKSTLLKIISGEQEYDTGQIAKDKELKIGFLKQDLDFEKGRTVIDEAHQAFEEIKKLEAKMAVINEQLATRTDYESESYNDLIQDLSEITHQYEIIGGYNYEGETEKVLQGLGFEREDFDRLTETFSGGWRMRIELAKLLLQNNDILLLDEPTNHLDIESIIWLESFLNNYPGSVMLVSHDKMFLNNVTNRSIEISLGSIYDYRKPYSEFIEFRKELREQQLAAQKNQQKEIENTEKLIDKFRAKASKASMAQSLIKKLEKVDRIEVDEDDNSVMSVNFPVSVNPGKVVIETEHLEKAYGDKKVLRDVNLLIERQSKIAFVGQNGQGKTTLAKIIIGEIEHQGKLKLGHNVELGYFAQNQSDYLDGEKTILQTMEDASNEKNRTKVRDMLGAFLFRGDEVEKKVKVLSGGERNRLALCKMLLEPFNVLVMDEPTNHLDIKSKNVLKDALNNFEGTLIIVSHDRDFLQNLTSRVYEFRNHKIKEYLGDIDYYLEQRKLQDMRAVEKSDKTKVSKTKNNSSEKTSFSDQKELKRLKNKLSKTESNITKLEKELKSKDKQLAGNYEETITKPDFLTNYNKSKKKLEKLMEEWEDLQLAIEQIS, encoded by the coding sequence ATGCTTAATATTCATAATCTTTCTATATCCTTTCAGGGGGAATATCTTTTTAAGGAAATTAGTTTTAGGCTGGGAGCTGGGGACAGAGTTGGTCTTATTGGGAAAAATGGGGCAGGAAAGTCTACTTTGCTAAAAATTATTTCTGGAGAACAGGAGTATGACACCGGTCAAATTGCAAAAGATAAAGAGCTGAAAATTGGCTTTTTAAAGCAAGATCTGGATTTTGAGAAGGGGAGAACGGTTATTGATGAAGCCCATCAAGCTTTTGAGGAAATTAAAAAACTCGAGGCTAAAATGGCGGTGATCAATGAGCAGCTTGCCACCAGAACAGATTATGAAAGCGAATCATATAATGATCTAATCCAGGATCTCAGCGAGATCACCCACCAGTATGAGATCATTGGAGGGTATAATTACGAGGGGGAAACAGAAAAGGTTCTTCAGGGACTTGGATTTGAAAGGGAAGATTTTGACAGGCTTACTGAAACATTTTCCGGGGGATGGAGAATGAGGATTGAGCTCGCAAAATTATTACTTCAGAATAACGATATTCTTCTGCTCGATGAGCCTACCAATCACCTTGATATTGAAAGTATCATCTGGCTGGAAAGTTTTCTGAATAATTATCCGGGATCGGTAATGCTGGTTTCTCACGATAAGATGTTTTTGAATAATGTGACGAACCGAAGTATTGAAATTTCCCTTGGCAGCATCTATGATTATAGAAAACCATATTCTGAATTTATCGAATTCAGGAAAGAGCTTAGAGAGCAACAACTGGCAGCGCAAAAAAATCAGCAGAAGGAAATAGAGAATACAGAAAAGCTTATCGATAAGTTTCGTGCTAAGGCGAGTAAAGCATCCATGGCGCAATCTCTGATCAAGAAATTAGAAAAGGTTGATCGTATTGAAGTGGACGAGGACGACAATTCTGTTATGAGCGTGAATTTTCCAGTTTCTGTAAATCCAGGAAAAGTGGTTATAGAAACCGAGCATCTGGAAAAAGCTTATGGCGATAAAAAAGTACTGAGAGATGTAAATCTTTTAATTGAGCGACAGAGCAAGATCGCCTTTGTGGGTCAAAACGGGCAGGGAAAAACTACCCTGGCCAAGATAATCATTGGAGAAATTGAGCACCAAGGAAAATTAAAGCTTGGTCATAATGTTGAGTTGGGCTATTTTGCCCAGAATCAGTCAGATTATCTTGATGGCGAGAAGACAATTCTTCAAACCATGGAAGATGCTTCCAATGAAAAAAATCGAACTAAAGTTCGCGATATGCTGGGGGCATTTCTATTTAGAGGTGATGAAGTAGAAAAGAAAGTAAAAGTGCTTTCAGGAGGTGAGAGAAACAGGCTTGCCTTGTGTAAAATGTTATTGGAGCCTTTTAATGTGCTGGTAATGGATGAGCCTACCAACCACCTTGATATTAAATCTAAGAACGTTCTAAAAGACGCACTGAACAATTTTGAAGGGACACTGATTATCGTTTCTCACGACAGGGATTTTTTGCAAAATTTAACCAGCAGGGTCTATGAATTCAGAAACCACAAAATTAAAGAGTATCTTGGAGATATAGACTATTATCTGGAACAGAGAAAACTTCAGGATATGAGGGCTGTAGAGAAGAGTGATAAAACAAAGGTCTCAAAAACTAAAAATAATAGTTCTGAGAAAACTTCGTTTTCCGATCAAAAGGAATTGAAAAGGCTAAAGAACAAGCTTAGTAAGACCGAATCTAATATCACTAAGCTTGAAAAAGAACTGAAATCCAAAGATAAACAGCTTGCCGGTAATTATGAAGAAACTATTACTAAGCCAGATTTTCTCACCAATTATAATAAATCTAAGAAAAAACTGGAAAAGCTAATGGAAGAGTGGGAAGATCTGCAGCTTGCAATTGAGCAGATTAGCTAA